The following coding sequences lie in one Populus trichocarpa isolate Nisqually-1 chromosome 14, P.trichocarpa_v4.1, whole genome shotgun sequence genomic window:
- the LOC18105189 gene encoding uncharacterized protein LOC18105189 isoform X1 translates to MAKRDLSGSEPDESENSSSEEEGEEVGKLKGITEYEKQRLSRIAENKARMEALGLNKMATSLMGSVQKSRQRKGKQKFVDDEEYRPIDETASDDDGDDFDDEDFVGGQSSSKSRRSKDKRKSSKPKKIPVQKHVSGADYIYGDDDELMQAIALSLHDSANDATPKERKVDAQVQEDAGRKKRKKAFSSRVQMTEDDLILHFFQFDEAGKGAITMRDLRRVAIAHDFTWTDKELADMIHCFDGDGDGKLSLDDFRKIAGRCNMIQSSENQ, encoded by the exons ATGGCGAAGCGAGATTTGTCGGGTTCGGAGCCCGATGAAAGCGAGAATTCAAGTtcggaagaagaaggagaagaagtggGGAAGCTGAAGGGGATAACGGAGTATGAGAAACAGAGACTATCGAGAATCGCGGAGAATAAAGCTAGAATGGAGGCTCTGGGTCTTAATAAAATGGCAACTTCTTTGATGGGTTCGGTTCAGAAGTCAAGGCAGCGAAAAGGGAAACAAAAATTTGTTGATGACGAGGAATATAGGCCAATTGATGAGACTGCTAGTGATGACGATGGCGATGATTTTGATGACGAAGATTTTGTGGGAGGTCAATCTTCTTCGAAGTCTCGGAGAAGTAAG GATAAGAGGAAAAgttcaaaacctaaaaaaattccTGTTCAGAAGCATGTTAGTGGTGCAGATTACATTTATGGGGATGATGATGAATTAATGCAG GCAATTGCTCTGTCATTGCATGATTCTGCAAATGATGCAACTCCCAAAGAGAGAAAGGTAGATGCTCAGGTTCAAGAAGATGCAGgaaggaagaagaggaaaaaagcG TTCAGTAGTCGGGTGCAGATGACTGAGGATGACCTTATCTTGCATTTCTTTCAGTTTGATG AGGCAGGAAAAGGGGCAATAACGATGAGAGATCTCCGAAGAGTAGCAATTGCTCATGATTTTACATGGACAGACAAGGAATTGGCTGATATGATACATTGCTTTGATGGTGATGGAGATGGGAAG CTAAGTCTTGATGATTTTCGAAAGATTGCTGGTCGATGCAACATGATTCAGAGTTCTGAAAATCAATGA
- the LOC18105189 gene encoding uncharacterized protein LOC18105189 isoform X2, with translation MAKRDLSGSEPDESENSSSEEEGEEVGKLKGITEYEKQRLSRIAENKARMEALGLNKMATSLMGSVQKSRQRKGKQKFVDDEEYRPIDETASDDDGDDFDDEDFVGGQSSSKSRRSKDKRKSSKPKKIPVQKHVSGADYIYGDDDELMQAIALSLHDSANDATPKERKVDAQVQEDAGRKKRKKAFSSRVQMTEDDLILHFFQFDEAGKGAITMRDLRRVAIAHDFTWTDKELADMIHCFDGDGDGKAQGLFPNAVALFECFSLEL, from the exons ATGGCGAAGCGAGATTTGTCGGGTTCGGAGCCCGATGAAAGCGAGAATTCAAGTtcggaagaagaaggagaagaagtggGGAAGCTGAAGGGGATAACGGAGTATGAGAAACAGAGACTATCGAGAATCGCGGAGAATAAAGCTAGAATGGAGGCTCTGGGTCTTAATAAAATGGCAACTTCTTTGATGGGTTCGGTTCAGAAGTCAAGGCAGCGAAAAGGGAAACAAAAATTTGTTGATGACGAGGAATATAGGCCAATTGATGAGACTGCTAGTGATGACGATGGCGATGATTTTGATGACGAAGATTTTGTGGGAGGTCAATCTTCTTCGAAGTCTCGGAGAAGTAAG GATAAGAGGAAAAgttcaaaacctaaaaaaattccTGTTCAGAAGCATGTTAGTGGTGCAGATTACATTTATGGGGATGATGATGAATTAATGCAG GCAATTGCTCTGTCATTGCATGATTCTGCAAATGATGCAACTCCCAAAGAGAGAAAGGTAGATGCTCAGGTTCAAGAAGATGCAGgaaggaagaagaggaaaaaagcG TTCAGTAGTCGGGTGCAGATGACTGAGGATGACCTTATCTTGCATTTCTTTCAGTTTGATG AGGCAGGAAAAGGGGCAATAACGATGAGAGATCTCCGAAGAGTAGCAATTGCTCATGATTTTACATGGACAGACAAGGAATTGGCTGATATGATACATTGCTTTGATGGTGATGGAGATGGGAAG GCACAAGGACTCTTTCCAAATGCCGTGGCACTTTTTGAGTGTTTTAGTTTGGAACTTTGA